One Alkalidesulfovibrio alkalitolerans DSM 16529 genomic region harbors:
- a CDS encoding HyaD/HybD family hydrogenase maturation endopeptidase, with translation MTQESKRILVMGVGNILWTDEGLGVRIVEWLERNYDFSDNVSLYDGGTLGMRLMDPIMNSDLLIVVDAVLGDGEPGDVYRLTGEDLRKSLAFKNSMHQTDLVDTLIYCDIAGHRPEAVVIGVEPYDFQTMAVEVSECIAAKMPEIASRVLDEIKTAGGEFSPRA, from the coding sequence ATGACGCAGGAGTCCAAACGTATTTTGGTTATGGGCGTTGGCAACATCCTGTGGACGGACGAGGGCCTTGGCGTCCGTATCGTGGAATGGCTCGAACGCAACTACGATTTTTCGGACAACGTCAGTCTCTATGACGGTGGCACGCTCGGCATGCGCCTCATGGACCCCATCATGAATTCGGATTTACTGATCGTCGTGGACGCGGTGCTCGGCGACGGCGAGCCGGGAGACGTCTATCGCCTGACCGGCGAGGACCTCAGAAAGAGTCTTGCCTTCAAGAATTCCATGCATCAAACTGACTTGGTGGACACGCTGATCTACTGCGATATCGCCGGGCACAGGCCCGAGGCCGTGGTTATCGGCGTGGAACCCTACGATTTCCAGACCATGGCCGTTGAGGTGAGCGAGTGCATCGCAGCGAAGATGCCCGAGATTGCGTCCCGCGTGCTCGATGAGATCAAGACCGCCGGGGGCGAGTTCTCCCCGCGCGCCTGA
- a CDS encoding nickel-dependent hydrogenase large subunit — translation MSGCKAQTAPGVMATPFAKNFSGPVVVDPVTRIEGHYRVEVEVEKGYVKNVWTSAQLFRGLEIILKGRDPRDAHHFTQRSCGVCTNVHAVASVRCVDDAVKVTIPENATVLRNLVLAQQFLHDHIVHFYHLHALDWVDVTSALGADPVKAAKIANDISPRKTTAADLKAVQDKLKAFVASGQLGIFTNAYFLGGHDAYYLPPEVNLIATAHYLEALRLQIKAARAMAVFGGKNPHTQFMVVGGVTCYDALRPERIEEFRQLFRETKKFIEEVYIPDLLAVASYYKDWASIGGTTNFLSCGEFPTDEYDLNSRFLPPGVIMNRDLANPLPFDQQKIVEHVAHSWYKGTDALHPWQGVTEPQYTSLDDKDRYSWFKAPRYDGKAVEVGPLAQVLVAYSKGHPQFKAAVDLVLGKLGVGPAALFSTLGRTAARGIQTLVIAQKMETWIDQLAANVAAGKTDIYKDWQMPDEAYGVGWADVPRGALSHWIHIKGGKIENFQLVVPSTWNLGPRCANNQLSAVEEALMGTPIADPKRPVEILRTVHSYDPCIACGVHVIDSKTNEVHKFRIL, via the coding sequence ATGTCCGGATGTAAAGCTCAGACGGCCCCGGGAGTGATGGCCACTCCCTTCGCCAAGAATTTCAGCGGCCCGGTCGTGGTTGACCCGGTCACCCGCATCGAAGGCCATTACCGCGTCGAAGTCGAAGTCGAGAAAGGATACGTCAAGAACGTCTGGACCTCGGCCCAGCTTTTCCGCGGCCTTGAGATCATCCTCAAGGGCCGTGATCCCCGCGATGCGCATCACTTCACCCAGCGCTCCTGCGGCGTGTGCACGAACGTGCACGCCGTCGCCTCCGTGCGCTGCGTGGACGACGCCGTCAAGGTAACCATTCCCGAGAATGCCACCGTGCTGCGCAACCTCGTGCTCGCGCAGCAATTCCTGCATGACCACATCGTGCATTTCTATCACCTGCACGCCCTCGACTGGGTGGATGTGACCTCCGCGCTCGGCGCCGATCCGGTCAAGGCTGCGAAGATCGCCAACGACATCTCGCCCCGCAAGACCACGGCCGCCGATCTCAAGGCCGTGCAGGACAAGCTGAAGGCCTTCGTGGCCTCCGGTCAGCTCGGCATTTTCACCAACGCCTACTTCCTGGGCGGGCACGATGCCTACTACCTGCCGCCTGAGGTCAACCTCATCGCCACGGCCCACTACCTGGAGGCCCTACGCCTGCAGATCAAGGCCGCGCGCGCCATGGCCGTCTTCGGCGGCAAGAACCCCCACACCCAGTTCATGGTCGTGGGCGGCGTGACCTGTTACGACGCGCTGCGTCCCGAGCGCATCGAGGAGTTCCGGCAGCTCTTCCGTGAGACCAAGAAGTTCATCGAGGAAGTCTACATTCCCGATCTGCTCGCCGTGGCCAGCTACTACAAGGACTGGGCCAGCATCGGCGGCACCACGAACTTCCTGTCCTGCGGCGAGTTCCCCACCGACGAGTACGATCTCAACTCCCGTTTCCTGCCCCCGGGCGTGATCATGAATCGCGACCTGGCCAACCCGCTGCCCTTCGACCAGCAGAAGATCGTGGAGCACGTGGCCCACTCCTGGTACAAGGGCACCGACGCCCTGCATCCCTGGCAGGGAGTCACCGAGCCCCAGTACACCAGCCTGGACGACAAGGACCGTTACTCCTGGTTCAAGGCTCCCCGTTACGACGGCAAGGCCGTGGAAGTCGGGCCCCTGGCCCAGGTCCTGGTGGCTTACTCCAAGGGACATCCGCAGTTCAAGGCTGCCGTCGATCTGGTCTTGGGCAAGCTGGGCGTGGGCCCCGCCGCCCTGTTCTCCACTCTGGGCCGTACCGCCGCGCGCGGCATCCAGACTCTGGTCATCGCCCAGAAGATGGAGACCTGGATCGATCAGCTCGCCGCCAACGTGGCTGCCGGCAAGACCGACATCTACAAGGACTGGCAGATGCCTGACGAAGCCTACGGCGTGGGCTGGGCGGACGTGCCGCGCGGCGCGCTCTCGCACTGGATTCACATCAAGGGCGGCAAGATCGAGAACTTCCAACTCGTGGTGCCCTCCACCTGGAACCTCGGTCCGCGGTGCGCCAACAACCAGCTCTCGGCCGTGGAAGAGGCCCTGATGGGCACCCCCATCGCTGATCCCAAGCGTCCGGTGGAAATCCTGCGTACCGTGCACTCCTATGATCCCTGCATCGCTTGTGGCGTGCACGTCATCGACTCCAAGACCAACGAGGTCCACAAGTTCCGCATCCTCTAA
- a CDS encoding CBS domain-containing protein yields the protein MMHVADLMTPRPVTLRENETLGAARERMERMRIRHLPIVDRDGVFLGLLTHRDLLAFTISKLAGIDDAAQAEIDAGIVVSEVMRRDVAVASPGVGVRQAAQIMLDNKFGCLPVLEDDKVVGILTEADFLKLAIGLMDELERMRGRAERTG from the coding sequence ATGATGCACGTCGCCGATCTCATGACCCCAAGGCCCGTCACCCTGCGCGAGAACGAAACCCTGGGAGCAGCGCGGGAGCGCATGGAGCGCATGCGCATACGGCATCTGCCCATTGTCGATCGAGACGGCGTCTTTCTCGGCCTCCTGACGCATCGCGACCTCCTAGCCTTCACCATTTCCAAGCTCGCGGGCATCGATGACGCCGCACAGGCGGAAATCGACGCCGGAATCGTGGTTTCGGAGGTCATGCGCCGAGACGTCGCGGTCGCCTCGCCGGGCGTCGGGGTCCGTCAGGCCGCGCAAATAATGTTGGATAACAAGTTCGGATGCCTGCCCGTGCTCGAAGACGACAAGGTCGTAGGCATTCTGACCGAGGCGGATTTCCTGAAACTGGCCATCGGTCTCATGGATGAACTCGAACGCATGCGCGGCCGCGCGGAGCGGACCGGCTAG
- a CDS encoding HypC/HybG/HupF family hydrogenase formation chaperone — protein MCLAIPVRIESIENGVADCRVGEGDTFIKASLMLTEGEAKVGDYLIVHAGFALRILDPKEAEESLQILREMARSVEGQEHLADKF, from the coding sequence ATGTGCCTGGCGATTCCCGTCCGCATCGAATCCATTGAGAACGGCGTGGCCGACTGCCGCGTCGGGGAAGGCGACACCTTCATCAAGGCGTCCCTCATGCTCACCGAAGGCGAGGCCAAAGTGGGCGACTACTTGATCGTCCACGCTGGGTTTGCCCTGCGTATTCTCGATCCGAAAGAAGCCGAGGAGAGTCTGCAGATCCTCCGTGAAATGGCTCGATCGGTCGAAGGTCAAGAGCATCTGGCCGACAAGTTCTAG